CTCATTGTCAAAGGTATTGATATAAATAAAAGAACATTGCAATACTTGATAATCACCTACTTATTTTACATAATACTATAGACTAAGAATAATCTaatataaaatccaaaaaatctAGCCAATATATCCCCTGTTAAGACTCAAGGATGATAACCTTGCGCCATTAATGAAAACCTCAGAGGCATTGATTCTCGTTTCTTGACCAAGTATTTACGTTACTAAGCGAATATCATACTTTTATTGTTACTATAGGAGAAGGAACATCAATACGCAACAATTTTTCTAAGCTCCGAACTTGGGGACTTTAGCAGTTGAAATCTGTGCTAGGAAGTGCTCTGCAACAAGTCGTCGTTGAATTTTTCCTGTTGCAGTCTTTGGTAGAGAGTCAGTCATGAAAACCTTCTTTGGGACCTTAAAAGCTGCGAGATTCTTCTTACAAAATCTCAGCACCTCTGCCTCATCAATGTTTGACCCTTCTCTTGGAATAACTGCACAGTTTATCTGTCAAACATGAAAATATTTGATTTAGTCAGCATACAATCAGAATATGTGAACTCTATGAAACCATAAACATCGCGCTCTGACCATGGGTTCCTAGGTCCATCCCAGTACTTTGGGGTTGATATATATGTGtgaaaaatatatacaaatacaGTTAGATGCAGTGGCAGAACTACCTAGTTTGAAGGGGGTTAACCGAACCCTTCATCCGAGAATTACACTGTGCAACTGGAGTAAAATTGATTTTTTTGTTTAAGTGGTGAATCCCGTTGACATGAAGAAAAATTTCAAGTATAGTTGTAAAAGGGGTTCAAAATTGACTTAGGGTCATAGGTTCAAATTCCAAGGGTGACATCCTATGTGGTTACCAAAATGCAATTTAATAGCAAGCTCCCTACACAACGGCACCAAAACTGAAAAAAGAGTTCACGTGGAATAAGATACATGCAAATTAAACAGAGAAATAGACGTCTAACTAATTAATATATACATGTAAGATGTCCATATCACCCTCACATGCAACCACTGCtattgaaacaaacaaacaaacggaGATCTCCATTTTTCATTCATGGAAGCGGCAGGGGCAGGGCGACCCGAtgaattttgtggcctaaagccaaattttaTGAGGGgcattaaattttttttaaagttattattattttaatttgaaatccatttttctaattttttttagatGCAAAGTTATTAAACTTTTTTATAATCATTTTTTTCTAATAATTCTTTCTCAATTGACATTATATTTAATCCATCTAACCTCTCTTCAGACATTATTGAGCTTAGTTAAGATTTTATCAGTTTTAACGATAAcatgagttattaacattattctataagcaatataagcatttgaaaaagaatcaaatctttttatttgattgagtATATCAATTAAACTTTatcttctagttgtactattttccttaacacttttaatttagaaaataaatctaaaccatcatCAATATCAGATTGATTATTATGCTTCAAGGAACACTCAAGATTAAGACAGTATTTTTTAAATTTCCATCATTTAGTGATCTCAGTTTTTTACGctaaatagaaaacaaaaaaatattttcatatgcttcgaattgttcaaatTTATTTTGAAGTGAATAAAATTGTCTTGTCTACtatgtataaaaaataatttaactcAAAAGGACTCTTCGAGAATTGAGATTTCAATATCAATATTCTcgtcaaattattttttttctttatcacaCGTTTCTTACGATGTTCAAGTTTGATTTTCATTTCAAATGCAATTTTCTTGGTAGAAATCATACTAGTTGCAAATTCTTTTACCCCTTAAGTTTTTAAaaccacaagttttaaaagtctttttttttcttaaacttcgtggcGAGTCAAACAAACTCATTTAAATTGAAATATATAGAGTATATAATATattaggtgtaacaaaaaatGGGTCCCTACAAATGTGGGGCCTAAATATTGGAGTTTATTTCTTACCTCTTCACCATACTTGTCGTCAGGAACGCCAAAAGCAACCGCCTGAGCAATTTCCGCATGAGAAACCAGTACTGCATCCACTTCAATAGGTGATATTTTCTCCCCTAAGATTATAAGTAGGGAAAACGATTATTAACGAGTAATATTGCATTAATTTCTCCAAATATTTTAATACATTTATCTTATTCAACCCTCATAATATTCATCAGATGTTACTATTTTCATAAACTCAGACCATCGATTATGACATGACAAGCAATCTCAGAATAGCAAGATTACGGGTGTCTTCAACGACATTAAAATCCACCTCCTACTGGACCCCAAAGATTATTAAATTGGAAATTAGGCAGTCATATGCTAGAAATAAAATCACTCAGAAGATTAGGAAATAGTTACATTAACACGGCTTCTgctttttaccattttataagtttgaattttgaattgtCACATCAAGATGGCCTTAAAGTCTACTTGCTAAATTAATTAAGCAGATCATGGCCGTCGGAATAACCTCGGATATGCtttgaaaaaagaagagaagtcaATATCATGAACCTAAATGTGGCCAAACTTACGGCAATAGCAACGGATCAAAAGTTCTACCAACTAAAAGTTACGTCTTAACAACAAAATATTTAGGGCGGTGCAAGCCATGTTTGATCTAATTTTCTCATACTGGGACCACCAACTTGGCATTAGAGTAAAGATATGTCATATTTACAGTCCTAATTACATCATCCTACAAAAGCGTGTTCCCACCCTTAACTAGCACCAATTAGCAAAAGTACAATTGTTGAGCCAAATTTCTCCGCAAACCTACTTTTTCATGTGATTTGGCATGCTTCCAGTGAGGAATAAGGAACAGTTCCATAGTAATTACTTTCTCCGTGatatattttttctaatttatcaaaattaaatgattttttttttctttcgttCTCTAGTCgatggtctatcggaaacaacctctgcCCTTTCCAGTAGGGGTAAGACTACACATCTTACCCTAGAAACCCCACTCGTGGGAAACTACTGAGTTTGTTATTGttgtaaataatttttttctttaaatcatGTTACATTAAATTTATGATGATTTTTATAATCACATAAATATTAAGaccaaaaatttcaaaattctttctTTCCGTAATCAAACAAAGAACTTTATATTAAGTGAAATATATTCGCTTAAATCAAATATGTTCACATCAAACATAAAAGGAGGAGTATGAAATGTGTAGGAGCAAGTTACCTCCACGGTTGATTAATTCCTTAATTCTGCCAACCAAATGCAAATATCCATCAGAGTCCAAATACCCCACATCACCAGTGTGAAACCAACCAAACTGGAAAGCTGATTTATTAGCCTCAGGATTATTCTTATACCCTTTAGTTACATTTGGACCTCTAATGCAAACCTCTCCCTTAGCATTAGCACCTTGTACCACACCATTCTCATCCAATATAGCCATCTCTTGACCCACGGGTTTCCCAACCGACCCGGGTATATGCGGGCCATTTTCGGGTAACGGGTTCGAAGCCATCAAATGGGTCGCCTCTGTCATCGCATACGCCTCCAAAACAGGAGCCCCGAATGCTTCCTCTAACCTGGCCATCACTGATGGAGCTAGTGCTGCACTGCAACTCCGAATGAACCGGAGCTTCGGGTAATCGGATTCGGGTTTGCTGAGGTGGCAATCCAAAAGAATCTGGTGAATTGTAGGTACAGCCGTGTACCACGTGGCGTTGTATTTTTTCATATCTGGCCAGAAAGTTGAAGCAGAAAATCTCCCAGCGGAAGGAAGTGTTACGGATGCTCCGGCTCCGAGTGAACTCAGTAACCCGGCAATTAACCCGTGCACATGAAATAACGGCAACACGATCACCGTTGAATCCGAGTCACTCAATTTATACACCGATTTGATATTATTCACTGAAGATGCTAAATTTAGCTGAGTCAGAGGAACACCTTTTGGTCGGCTCGTGGTGCCTGACGTATGAAGGAAAAGTCCAACATCCGACGGGTCGTTAACAATTTTGGACACTGATTCAAGGTCCGACCCGGAAGGAGCAGGGGAAAAAGTGACACCAGAGTCGGCTTGAGGCAGAGTTGCAGTAATATGACGGATTTTCAGCTTGGAAGCTGCTGTTTGAGCCGCTTCATTTCCTTCTTTTCCAGT
This sequence is a window from Nicotiana sylvestris chromosome 3, ASM39365v2, whole genome shotgun sequence. Protein-coding genes within it:
- the LOC104248506 gene encoding probable CoA ligase CCL9, giving the protein MASSTLTGLLKHVAEKFPSHRAISISGKFDITHARLQELVERAASQLVSAGVKHGDVVALTFPNTIEFVIMFLAVTRVRATAAPLNSAYMAEEFEFYLSDSESKLLITGKEGNEAAQTAASKLKIRHITATLPQADSGVTFSPAPSGSDLESVSKIVNDPSDVGLFLHTSGTTSRPKGVPLTQLNLASSVNNIKSVYKLSDSDSTVIVLPLFHVHGLIAGLLSSLGAGASVTLPSAGRFSASTFWPDMKKYNATWYTAVPTIHQILLDCHLSKPESDYPKLRFIRSCSAALAPSVMARLEEAFGAPVLEAYAMTEATHLMASNPLPENGPHIPGSVGKPVGQEMAILDENGVVQGANAKGEVCIRGPNVTKGYKNNPEANKSAFQFGWFHTGDVGYLDSDGYLHLVGRIKELINRGGEKISPIEVDAVLVSHAEIAQAVAFGVPDDKYGEEINCAVIPREGSNIDEAEVLRFCKKNLAAFKVPKKVFMTDSLPKTATGKIQRRLVAEHFLAQISTAKVPKFGA